GACTATTATGATGTCAATCTGAAAAAAAACCGCCTGAAACAACTCCAGGAATTCCCGGACTTCCACTTCCATAAGCTGGACCTCTACGATCGCGCGGGTATGGAAGATCTCTTCAACCGGTATTCTTTTGAAACGGTCGTGAACCTGGCGGCCCAGGCCGGGGTGAGATACTCTCTCACAAACCCCCATGCGTATGTGGATTCCAACCTGCTGGGATTTATCAATATTTTGGAGGGATGCCGCCATCAAAACGTAAAGCATCTGGTCTTCGCCTCATCGAGTTCCGTCTATGGGGCCAATACCCATATGCCTTTTTCCGTTCATCACAATGTAGACCATCCCGTTTCCCTCTATGCCGCCACCAAAAAGGCCAATGAGCTCATGGCTCATACTTATGCCCACCTTTACGGTCTTCCCTGCACGGGTTTGCGTTTTTTCACCGTCTACGGTCCATGGGGACGGCCTGACATGGCCCTCTTCCTCTTCACCCGCGCCATTTTGGAAGGAAAGCCCATAAAAGTCTTCAACGAGGGCAAAATGCGGCGCGACTTCACTTATATCGACGACATCATCGAGGGGGTTGTGAGGGTGATTCAAAAACCGCCGAAACCCGATTCTTCGTGGAGCGGTGATGCCCCGGATCCCGGAACAAGCTATGCCCCCTACCGCATCTACAATATTGGAAACAATAAACCCGTCGAACTGATGGATTTCATCACAGCCATAGAAAACTGCCTCGGGATCACGGCCGAAAAGGAACTGCTTCCTCTGCAACCGGGGGACGTTCCTGCAACCTATGCCGACATCGATGATCTCAAACGGGATTTCGGCTTTCACCCCCGTACCTCCATTCAGGAAGGGATTTCACGATTCGTGGAATGGTATCGAAGTTATTACGGAAATTCAGATTTCGTCTGAACCACGGAGACACGGAGAACACAGAGATTCCATTTAAAGGTATTTCTCTGAGCCCTCTGTGTCTTCTGTGGTTGCCTCCTCACCTCCTGCCGGTGCTCCGCTTCCCTCAAAATTTATAAAACAGATCCGCACGGTTCAATATCTCACAACCCGTTTGAGTGACTCGAACCATATTTTCCAGTCGCACCCCCCCAAAGCCGGGCAAATAGATGCCTGGCTCAACGGTTATGATCATGTTTTCCTCGAGGGCGGTCGGGTTACGCTTTCTCAGACCGGGTTTTTCGTGCACCGCGATTCCCACTCCGTGCCCCAGGCCATGCCCGAACTGCTCTCCATAACCCGCCTCGGTGATGATCCCCCGGGCCACCCCGTCGATTTCCACGGAATCCCTGCCCGCTCTGATGGCATCCTGGGCCGCCAGTTGCGCTTCGCGGACTATCCTGTAAATCTCCTTGAGCCTGGCATCGGGTGTTCCGGCAATCCAGGTTCGAGTCATATCCGAGCAATAATGATTGAGCTTAGAACCAAGATCCAGTATCACCGCATCGCCCCGAGCGATTACGCGGTCCGTCGGTACTGCGTGGGGAAGAGCACCATTGGGACCGCTCGCCACGATGGGAGGAAAGGAAACGGCTTCACCTCCCCCCTCCCTTATTCGCCGCTCGATCTCCCAGGCCAGGTCCTTTTCCTTTTTTCCCGGCGCAAGGATTTCCCATACCTCGCACAGAGCCTTTTCCGTCAGGGCAATGGACTCTTTGATTCGTTCCACTTCCTGTACTTCCTTCACAATCCTCAGTCCTTCGATCAGTCCTTCCGACGAAACCATCTCCGCCGTGGGGCGCGATGTCTTGAGGGCTTTTTCCACCTCACAGTAGGTGCGGTAGGAAATATGATGTCCCTCCGCTCCCAAACGCCGTACCCCCAGGCTGGAAAAAAGATCGGGAAGGACCTGGGGCAATCCTTCACTGTAGATGACCGCTTCAAAATCCGGGGCTTCGTGCTCCGCTTCCTCCCGGTAGCGAAAGTCGGTCAGAAGATACTGACTGAATTCTCCAATGAGCAAATACCCAGAACTTTCAGTAAGTTGCAGGTCTTCGGCCTCATAACCGCTCAGGTAGTAGCGGTTTTCTGGAACAGCCACCAGAAATGCATCCAGGGAGTTTTCCTCCATGAGTTTCCGAAAACGGGACAGTCTGGCAGCAAAGCATTCACGGTTCATTTAAACATCCTCCTCATTTTGATCATTCAATGATGCATTGCGAAAAGTTTTTTCCAGGATATTACAATAAGGATTTCATCGCTTGTGGAATGTGAGGAAGGGCGGATTTTCTCTCAAAAAAGAAAATTGACAAAAGAAGTTGGGTATTTTATGCGAAAATGTTATTTTTTAGCGTTTTTGACACGGATATGCGAGAGAGGAGCAGCCGGAAATGTATTCCAAAATATTGGTATTGCGGTTTTCCAAGGAAATCGTGGACAAGCCCATCATAACCCACCTGGT
This region of Desulforhabdus amnigena genomic DNA includes:
- a CDS encoding NAD-dependent epimerase: MNEKKPVLVTGSAGFIGYHLALRLLKDGHPVVGMDNLNDYYDVNLKKNRLKQLQEFPDFHFHKLDLYDRAGMEDLFNRYSFETVVNLAAQAGVRYSLTNPHAYVDSNLLGFINILEGCRHQNVKHLVFASSSSVYGANTHMPFSVHHNVDHPVSLYAATKKANELMAHTYAHLYGLPCTGLRFFTVYGPWGRPDMALFLFTRAILEGKPIKVFNEGKMRRDFTYIDDIIEGVVRVIQKPPKPDSSWSGDAPDPGTSYAPYRIYNIGNNKPVELMDFITAIENCLGITAEKELLPLQPGDVPATYADIDDLKRDFGFHPRTSIQEGISRFVEWYRSYYGNSDFV
- a CDS encoding M24 family metallopeptidase — translated: MNRECFAARLSRFRKLMEENSLDAFLVAVPENRYYLSGYEAEDLQLTESSGYLLIGEFSQYLLTDFRYREEAEHEAPDFEAVIYSEGLPQVLPDLFSSLGVRRLGAEGHHISYRTYCEVEKALKTSRPTAEMVSSEGLIEGLRIVKEVQEVERIKESIALTEKALCEVWEILAPGKKEKDLAWEIERRIREGGGEAVSFPPIVASGPNGALPHAVPTDRVIARGDAVILDLGSKLNHYCSDMTRTWIAGTPDARLKEIYRIVREAQLAAQDAIRAGRDSVEIDGVARGIITEAGYGEQFGHGLGHGVGIAVHEKPGLRKRNPTALEENMIITVEPGIYLPGFGGVRLENMVRVTQTGCEILNRADLFYKF